The following proteins are co-located in the Silene latifolia isolate original U9 population chromosome 1, ASM4854445v1, whole genome shotgun sequence genome:
- the LOC141655009 gene encoding protein FAR1-RELATED SEQUENCE 5-like: protein MSENTLVVPVVHVPSPQCIDVDEVHVGNRLSLMVTPGGQTFATLDEGIQFYETYAIACGFEPRKSSTKRFRSSGDIRTKLIVCHREGFRDSKPTILPITGEEEEPMVKASNPKKTKVTRIGCKARIFFRFVIKEIDQVQVPLFVVDQFHAAHNHRLSPLKYREFQKKCRNLALQHKQTIVDNCKVNIGPTSTFRSVKEYVDGYENIGASLTEFKNFGREIKCFIGLKDAQMFVDQLEHLHETREGFYFAYDIDRNKCLFRVFWVMRERRRNYALYGEAVTFDPTYSTNKYDMIFAPFTGVDHHKKSVTFGASLMSRENDQNFKWIFTKFLDCMGGKEPHFFFTDQCPAMKIASCCFYECCPSLLHVAYYEEITRKGRHDIDQRNRLRHSSEFSLFGIRVRAFDFKKGGVR from the exons ATGTCAG AAAATACTCTTGTTGTCCCTGTGGTACATGTTCCTTCTCCACAATGCATAGACGTTGATGAGGTGCATGTTGGGAATCGTCTTTCTTTGATGGTGACGCCTGGAG GACAAACTTTTGCTACGTTAGACGAGGGTATACAGTTTTATGAGACTTATGCAATAGCATGTGGTTTTGAACCAAGGAAATCTTCAACGAAAAGGTTTCGTAGTAGTGGAGATATTAGGACAAAATTGATTGTGTGTCACCGGGAAGGATTTAGGGATTCTAAGCCGACAATATTACCCATTACTGGTGAGGAGGAGGAGCCAATGGTCAAGGCCTCTAATCCGAAGAAGACTAAGGTTACTAGGATTGGTTGTAAAGCTAGGATTTTCTTTAGATTTGTTATTAAAGAAATTGACCAAGTTCAAGTGCCACTCTTTGTTGTTGATCAGTTTCATGCTGCCCATAACCACCGTCTTTCTCCACTCAAGTATAGAGAATTTCAGAAAAAATGTAGGAACCTTGCTTTGCAACATAAACAAACCATCGTTGATAATTGCAAGGTTAATATTGGCCCAACCTCTACTTTCAGGTCCGTCAAGGAATATGTTGACGGCTATGAAAATATTGGAGCTTCTTTGACCGAGTTTAAGAATTTTGGAAGGGAAATCAAGTGTTTTATAGGTCTTAAGGATGCTCAAATGTTTGTAGACCAGTTGGAACACCTTCATGAAACCCGGGAAGGTTTTTATTTTGCCTATGATATTGATCGAAATAAGTGTTTGTTTCGTGTATTTTGGGTGATGCGTGAACGACGTCGTAATTACGCTCTATACGGTGAGGCGGTGACTTTTGACCCAACCTATTCAACTAATAAGTACGACATGATCTTTGCTCCCTTCACTGGTGTTGATCATCACAAGAAGTCCGTCACTTTTGGTGCTTCGCTTATGTCTAGGGAGAATGACCAGAATTTTAAatggattttcacaaaatttttagATTGTATGGGTGGGAAGGAACCCCATTTCTTTTTTACCGATCAATGTCCTGCTATGAAAATTGCGTCCTGCTGCTTTTACGAATGCTGCCCATCgctattgcatgtggcatattatGAAGAAATTACCCGAAAAGGTAGGCACGACATTGACCAAAGAAATCGACTTCGTCACTCGTCCGAGTTCTCGTTGTTTGGGATTCGAGTTAGAGCCTTCGACTTCAAGAAAGGTGGTGTTCGTTGA